A window of the Lactuca sativa cultivar Salinas chromosome 7, Lsat_Salinas_v11, whole genome shotgun sequence genome harbors these coding sequences:
- the LOC111911482 gene encoding soluble inorganic pyrophosphatase 6, chloroplastic isoform X2, whose amino-acid sequence MAAARVMMSASIISTSSSMFFKAATTPFLKPNRLRHCFNTHNRLPSSKRLFTCKSLYRPHVQIKEEGQPETLDYRVFFVDDSGKKISPWHDIPLHLGDGAFNFIVEIPKESSAKMEVATDEIYTPIKQDTKKGKLRYYPYNINWNYGLLPQTWEDPSLANPDVDGAFGDNDPVDVVEIGEIRGKVGQLMKVKPLGCLAMIDEGELDWKIVAISLDDPRAPLVNDVDDVDKHFPGTLTAIRDWFRDYKIPDGKPANKFGLGNKAANKGIKLLHFDS is encoded by the exons ATGGCGGCCGCTAGAGTCATGATGTCTGCTAGCATTATCTCCACATCATCTTCTATGTTCTTCAAAGCCGCGACCACTCCATTCTTAAAACCTAATCGATTAAGACATTGCTTCAATACCCACAACAGATTACCTTCAAGTAAAAGGCTTTTCACCTGTAAATCCCTCTACAGGCCGCATGTCCAGATCAAAGAGGAAGGACAACCTGAAACCCTAGATTACAGAGTCTTCTTCGTCGATGATTCTGGCAAAAAG ATTTCACCTTGGCATGATATACCGCTGCACTTGGGTGATGGAGCATTCAATTTCATTGTTGAAATCCCCAAAGAATCAAGTGCAAAAATGGAGGTTGCTACTGATGAGATTTATACCCCAATTAAGCAAGATACAAAGAAAGGGAAACTTAGATATTACCC GTATAACATTAATTGGAATTATGGGTTGCTTCCACAAACATGGGAAGATCCATCATTAGCAAACCCTGATGTAGATGGTGCGTTTGGAGATAATGATCCAG TTGATGTTGTTGAAATTGGTGAAATTCGTGGGAAAGTGGGCCAACTTATGAAGGTGAAGCCTTTAGGTTGTCTAGCTATGATCGATGAAGGTGAGCTTGATTGGAAAATTGTTGCAATTTCATTGGATGATCCACGGGCCCCACTTGTGAACGATGTTGATGACGTGGACAAGCATTTCCCC GGGACTTTAACTGCAATTAGAGACTGGTTTAGAGACTATAAAATCCCTGATGGAAAACCAGCCAATAAATTTGGACTTGGCAACAAAGCAGCTAATAAG GGTATAAAGTTGTTACATTTTGATAGTTGA
- the LOC111911484 gene encoding probable sphingolipid transporter spinster homolog 2 encodes MGVEPPPDTAVHNQESDPAAAAAVVVPVEKETETETKSDMAKTSASLPQPTPSWFTPKRLLVIFCVINMINYVDRGAIASNGVNGSPRVCTKTGVCSHGSGIQGDFNLSNFKDGVISSAFMVGLLVASPIFASLAKSINPFRLIGVGLSVWTFAAAGCGISIDFWSITICRMLVGVGEASFISLAAPFIDDNAPATQRTAWLGIFYMCIPTGIALGYVYGGWVGNGFGWRYAFFGEAILMLPFAILGFVMKPLQMKGFSPTGTKKSLTTPETNVIEIEVITNDKDVPVSKHTSKEPSRFGLFWKDIKALLAEKIFVINVLGYIAYNFVIGAYSYWGPKAGYSIYHMSNADMLFGGITIIGGIVGTLSGGFILDYMNATIPNAFKLLSTATFFGAIFCFSAFCFKNLYAFIVLFLIGEILVFATQGPVNFVCLHTVKPSLRPLSMAMSTVSIHVFGDVPSSPLVGVLQDNIKNWRTSALILTSILFLASGIWFIGIFVQSVDRYNEDSEHQDGNTERTNTTPLLEEKTIETDVGSSEA; translated from the exons ATGGGTGTTGAACCACCGCCTGACACGGCGGTTCACAATCAAGAATCAGaccctgctgctgctgctgctgttgtTGTTCCAGTAGAGAAAGAGACGGAGACGGAGACGAAATCAGACATGGCTAAAACTTCTGCTTCGTTACCTCAACCTACTCCTTCATGGTTCACTCCCAAAAG GCTGCTTGTGATATTCTGTGTGATCAACATGATAAATTATGTGGATCGAGGTGCCATTGCCAGCAATGGCGTCAATGGAAGTCCCAGAGTTTGCACAAAAACTGGTGTATGCTCTCATGGAAGTGGAATTCA GGGCGATTTTAACCTAAGCAATTTCAAAGATGGAGTAATTTCATCTGCTTTCATGGTTGGACTTCTTGTAGCATCTCCAATATTTGCATCATTGGCCAAAAG CATTAATCCATTTAGGCTTATTGGAGTTGGATTGTCTGTTTGGACTTTTGCAGCAGCTGGTTGTGGGATTTCAATTGACTTTTGGTCAATCACAATCTGCAGAAT GTTAGTTGGTGTTGGCGAGGCTTCTTTTATTAGTCTTGCAGCTCCGTTTATTGACGATAATGCCCCCGCAACTCAG aGAACAGCTTGGTTGGGAATATTTTACATGTGCATACCTACAGGAATTGCCCTTGGTTATGTTTATGGTGGATGG GTTGGAAATGGATTTGGTTGGAGGTATGCATTTTTTGGTGAGGCAATTTTGATGTTACCTTTTGCTATTTTGGGGTTTGTAATGAAACCTTTGCAAATGAAAg GGTTTTCTCCAACAGGGACGAAAAAGTCATTGACAACTCCAGAGACAAATGTTATAGAAATCGAAG TTATTACAAATGACAAAGATGTCCCTGTATCCAAACACACCTCAAAAGAACCTTCCAG ATTTGGTTTATTTTGGAAAGATATAAAAGCTCTTTTGGCTGAAAAGATATTTGTCATCAACGTTCTAG GTTATATTGCGTACAACTTTGTCATTGGTGCATATTCATACTGGGGCCCAAAAGCTGGTTATAGCATATATCATATG AGTAATGCAGATATGTTATTTGGAGGAATCACAATTATAGGTGGAATTGTGGGGACATTATCGGGTGGTTTTATATTAGATTACATGAATGCCACAATTCCTAATGCTTTCAAG CTTCTTTCAACAGCAACGTTTTTTGGTGCGATATTTTGCTTCAGTGCCTTTTGTTTCAAGAACTTGTATGCTTTTATTGTTCTGTTTCTAATTGGAGAAATTCTCGTATTTGCAACTCAG gGTCCTGTGAATTTTGTGTGTCTTCATACTGTTAAACCAAGTTTAAGACCTTTGTCTATGGCCATGTCTACTGTCTCAATTCATGTCTTTGGTGAtgttccttcttctcctcttgttGGAGTTCTTCAg GACAATATAAAAAACTGGAGGACCTCTGCTTTGATTCTAACTTCAATACTGTTTTTGGCATCTGGAATATGGTTTATAG GTATTTTTGTTCAAAGTGTGGATAGATATAATGAAGATAGTGAGCATCAAGATGGAAATACTGAGCGAACAAATACAACACCATTGCTTGAAGAAAAAACGATCGAGACAGATGTTGGTTCTTCTGAAGCATGA
- the LOC111911482 gene encoding soluble inorganic pyrophosphatase 6, chloroplastic isoform X1 translates to MAAARVMMSASIISTSSSMFFKAATTPFLKPNRLRHCFNTHNRLPSSKRLFTCKSLYRPHVQIKEEGQPETLDYRVFFVDDSGKKISPWHDIPLHLGDGAFNFIVEIPKESSAKMEVATDEIYTPIKQDTKKGKLRYYPYNINWNYGLLPQTWEDPSLANPDVDGAFGDNDPVDVVEIGEIRGKVGQLMKVKPLGCLAMIDEGELDWKIVAISLDDPRAPLVNDVDDVDKHFPGTLTAIRDWFRDYKIPDGKPANKFGLGNKAANKDYALKVIMETNESWAKLVKRSIPSGELSLV, encoded by the exons ATGGCGGCCGCTAGAGTCATGATGTCTGCTAGCATTATCTCCACATCATCTTCTATGTTCTTCAAAGCCGCGACCACTCCATTCTTAAAACCTAATCGATTAAGACATTGCTTCAATACCCACAACAGATTACCTTCAAGTAAAAGGCTTTTCACCTGTAAATCCCTCTACAGGCCGCATGTCCAGATCAAAGAGGAAGGACAACCTGAAACCCTAGATTACAGAGTCTTCTTCGTCGATGATTCTGGCAAAAAG ATTTCACCTTGGCATGATATACCGCTGCACTTGGGTGATGGAGCATTCAATTTCATTGTTGAAATCCCCAAAGAATCAAGTGCAAAAATGGAGGTTGCTACTGATGAGATTTATACCCCAATTAAGCAAGATACAAAGAAAGGGAAACTTAGATATTACCC GTATAACATTAATTGGAATTATGGGTTGCTTCCACAAACATGGGAAGATCCATCATTAGCAAACCCTGATGTAGATGGTGCGTTTGGAGATAATGATCCAG TTGATGTTGTTGAAATTGGTGAAATTCGTGGGAAAGTGGGCCAACTTATGAAGGTGAAGCCTTTAGGTTGTCTAGCTATGATCGATGAAGGTGAGCTTGATTGGAAAATTGTTGCAATTTCATTGGATGATCCACGGGCCCCACTTGTGAACGATGTTGATGACGTGGACAAGCATTTCCCC GGGACTTTAACTGCAATTAGAGACTGGTTTAGAGACTATAAAATCCCTGATGGAAAACCAGCCAATAAATTTGGACTTGGCAACAAAGCAGCTAATAAG GATTATGCTTTGAAGGTGATTATGGAGACCAATGAATCATGGGCTAAGCTTGTGAAGAGATCAATTCCATCTGGGGAGCTTTCTCTTGTGTAA